The genomic segment TTAGCCCTCACAGGGGTTTATTGTTGTGATCATCAATCAATTTACCGAACCTAAAAAGCGCTTTCTACCCTAGTTTTTTAGTACAAAAGCCAGCAATGGTTTATCGCAGTCAGCTTCTTCTACAACACCAATTGGCGTAAAACCATTTTTATTCAAGACAGCTATTGAACCTACATTATGTTGAGCCACTTCAGCAAAAATAGGCCGAGTTGAGTGCGCTGATAAAAATAGCCGTAATGCATTAGTCGCATAGCCTTTTCCCCAATACTCACGACCAACCCAATAACCCAAAAGCCATTGGTTCTCACTTTGCCACAGCACAATGCTACCAATTACGACATCGTCAACAATGATCGCTTGTGCAGCGATTGCAGGATTACTCAAAATATTCTGATACCAATGTTCAAAAAATGCATTACGATCTCGAGCAGGAAAATCAGCCATATCATTGGCCTCGGGCTCACATTGAAATTGAAATAAGTGCTCTAAATCTTCAGATTTAACACCTCTAAGTTGTAAGTGCATTAAACATCCTTTAATTGATTTCTATCCATAATCTTGGCTTTACTGGTTGCCAATCCCAATTAGTCAGTCAGTAAGCTTAGGCAAAATTGCCAAAAATTGATAAACTCTGCCTGTTAAACTTAACCTTTTTACAGCGTAATCTCTATTCACAGGAAAACCACAGTGACAGACTCAGCCATCCGCCTAAATAAATACATCAGTGAAAGTGGCATATGCTCAAGACGCGATGCCGATCGATTTATTGAGCAAGGTAATGTTTTTATCAATGGCAAACGAGCACAAGTGGGTGATCAAGTTTCATTTGGCGATAAGGTCAAAGTGAATGGCCAAGATATTGAGCCACGAGATGCTGAAGACTTAGTCTTTATCGCCCTTAATAAACCCGTTGGTATCGTCAGCACAACCGAAGGCACTGAACGCGATAACATCGTCGATTTTGTTAACCATTCAACCCGAATTTTCCCTATTGGACGTTTAGATAAAGACTCCCAAGGGTTAATTTTCCTGACTAACAACGGTGATTTAGTCAATAAAATTCTTCGTGCGGGTAATAATCACGATAAAGAATATGTCGTGACCGTGAATAAACCGATTACTGATGACTTTATTAAAGGAATGGGTGCAGGAGTGCCTATTCTTGGCGTTGTGACTAAAAAGTGTAAGGTCGAACAAGTCTCAACTTATGCCTTTAAGATAGTCCTAGTTCAAGGGTTAAACCGCCAGATCCGCCGTATGTGTGAATACTTTGGCTTTGAAGTAACTAAACTTGAGCGTCAACAAATTATGAACGTTAGCCTTAAAGGTTTACCGATTGGCGAATGGCGTGACTTAGATAAACAAGAATTAGATGTGCTATTTGATATGATCAAAGACTCATCATCAGAAGATAAAAAATCAGCCCCAAAAAAGAAGCCTAAGCCTAAACCCAAAACGCAATCACTGCGTGATAAAATCGAAGGCCCTGAACACTTTATGCAGCACAACCGCAGCAGCAAACATAAAGGCCAAGCAAAGGGCGGTGGTAAAGGACAAACTAAGGGACAAGCCAAAGGGAAAGGTAATGCTAAAGGTGGTAAAGGCAAACCAGGTGCAAGTCGTAAGCCTAAACGCTAAGTAGTTTGCCATCATAAGAAACAAAAAAGCTTAGCACTTAATAGCATTTTTCTACTAAAAATCAAAAAACACCGTTTAACATAAACATTAAACGGTGTTTTATTTCTTATTTCTTAGTTAATAGAAAGTTACTTATATACCAACTTAATGGCCTGCCTCACACCTTCATACAAACGCTTAAGCATCTTATCGAAAATCATTCGAATAGTTGCATAAGTTAGATCGGTAACCACGGTAACCACAGAACCGGCAAAGGCGAGCATATGCCCTAACAGACCCCTGACTTCCTCAGCTGCAGCACTAGCTGCTGATGCAATTTTTTCTAAGGTTTTTGCCACCAAATCATAGAAAGTTAGCCCTGCAGAAATTGTCGCTTGAGCTGCAACTGCAGCGTAATAACCCGTTTCTTTTAAAATAGTAATTAACGCAGCACTTAACCTATCACTCCAGTAGTCACTGTAACTTGCTTGGTTACGGTTTTCATATTTCAGCTTTACAGGCTGTAAGTATTCATTAGCTTTAGTGCTCAAATGAGCCCAGCTTTCAGTATCTGCAGAGACAAGATACCCAGGCACTGCACCTTCA from the Shewanella japonica genome contains:
- a CDS encoding GNAT family N-acetyltransferase, yielding MHLQLRGVKSEDLEHLFQFQCEPEANDMADFPARDRNAFFEHWYQNILSNPAIAAQAIIVDDVVIGSIVLWQSENQWLLGYWVGREYWGKGYATNALRLFLSAHSTRPIFAEVAQHNVGSIAVLNKNGFTPIGVVEEADCDKPLLAFVLKN
- the rluF gene encoding 23S rRNA pseudouridine(2604) synthase RluF is translated as MTDSAIRLNKYISESGICSRRDADRFIEQGNVFINGKRAQVGDQVSFGDKVKVNGQDIEPRDAEDLVFIALNKPVGIVSTTEGTERDNIVDFVNHSTRIFPIGRLDKDSQGLIFLTNNGDLVNKILRAGNNHDKEYVVTVNKPITDDFIKGMGAGVPILGVVTKKCKVEQVSTYAFKIVLVQGLNRQIRRMCEYFGFEVTKLERQQIMNVSLKGLPIGEWRDLDKQELDVLFDMIKDSSSEDKKSAPKKKPKPKPKTQSLRDKIEGPEHFMQHNRSSKHKGQAKGGGKGQTKGQAKGKGNAKGGKGKPGASRKPKR